A window of Polynucleobacter sp. KF022 genomic DNA:
CTTTCCGACTTCAATTACGAACTTCCTGCCGAACTAATCGCCCAACATCCCTTGGCGAATAGAACTGATAGCCGCCTCTTAGAGGTTAGGGCTGATGAGTCAAATCATGTCCAATTGGTAGACCGACAGTTTAAGGACATTCTTAGCCTTGTGAAGCCTGGGGACTTATTAGTCTTCAATGACACCAAAGTAATCCCAGCACGATTACATGGCAAAAAAGAGACTGGTGGCAATGTTGAGCTATTGATCGAGCGCATCAGCGGCGATAAGCAGGCCTGGGTACAAATTAGAGCCTCTAAGGTACCAAAGACTGGCACTATTGTTCACGTTCATAACCAGGTTAGAGAAACTTTTCCAGTTGAGATGATTGGCTATGACGGGCGCTTCTATGAGGTCCGCTTTCCGGAGAGTGTTTTTTCTTTGCTTGAGCGCTTTGGTGAACTCCCTCTGCCCCCTTACATTGAACATCAACCAGATGGTGAGGATGCACGGCGCTATCAAACGGTAGTAGCTAAAAACCCAGGTGCAGTTGCAGCCCCAACAGCAGGCCTGCATTTTGATGAAGCGATTTTGCACAAGATCAAAGATTTGGGAGTTAATCAAGCAACCGTTACATTGCATGTTGGTGCAGGAACATTTACTCCGGTACGCGAAGAAGATCTCTCAAAACACAAGATGCACTATGAGTGGTACTCCATTCCAAAGGAAACTTTAGAGGCAATTGAGACAACCAAGAGCAATGGTGGCCGAGTGATCGCTGTAGGCACCACCAGCCTTCGAGCCCTAGAGAGTCAAGCAGCAAGCGGACAAAGCAGCGGGGAAACCAATCTCTTTATTACCCCGGGCT
This region includes:
- the queA gene encoding tRNA preQ1(34) S-adenosylmethionine ribosyltransferase-isomerase QueA; the encoded protein is MQLSDFNYELPAELIAQHPLANRTDSRLLEVRADESNHVQLVDRQFKDILSLVKPGDLLVFNDTKVIPARLHGKKETGGNVELLIERISGDKQAWVQIRASKVPKTGTIVHVHNQVRETFPVEMIGYDGRFYEVRFPESVFSLLERFGELPLPPYIEHQPDGEDARRYQTVVAKNPGAVAAPTAGLHFDEAILHKIKDLGVNQATVTLHVGAGTFTPVREEDLSKHKMHYEWYSIPKETLEAIETTKSNGGRVIAVGTTSLRALESQAASGQSSGETNLFITPGYQFKTVDCLLTNFHLPKSTLLMLVSALAGADNIRAAYQHAISQKYRFFSYGDAMFLCRPENTKI